In the Pseudolabrys taiwanensis genome, one interval contains:
- a CDS encoding cation diffusion facilitator family transporter, whose translation MHDHSHSHAPKDFGPTFAITTGLNVALVIGQGIFGFYANSLALLADAGHNLSDVMGLLLAWGAVAIASWRPSPRYTYRLHGASILAALANALLLLAAVGAIAWEAIQRFNAPEEVASGTVIVLAALGVAVNGFSAWLLSRGSRSDLNVHGAFLHMVADAGVSVAVIVAAVGIHFTGWQWLDPATSLLISVVILVGTWNLLRESLKLSLNAAPVGTDLAAVERYLNEQPEVASLHDLHVWALSTTETALTCHIVTPAGHPGDAFLQRVADELHHRFDIGHCTLQIELGDAGRCGLAPDNVF comes from the coding sequence GTGCACGATCATTCCCACAGTCACGCGCCGAAGGATTTCGGCCCGACGTTTGCGATTACGACGGGCCTGAACGTTGCGTTGGTGATCGGCCAGGGCATCTTTGGCTTCTACGCCAATTCGCTCGCGCTCCTCGCCGACGCCGGTCACAACCTCAGCGACGTCATGGGGCTGTTGCTGGCCTGGGGTGCTGTCGCCATCGCCAGTTGGCGGCCGAGCCCCCGTTACACCTATCGTCTGCACGGCGCGTCGATTCTGGCGGCATTGGCCAACGCTTTGCTGCTGCTCGCAGCGGTCGGTGCCATTGCCTGGGAAGCGATCCAGCGTTTCAATGCGCCGGAGGAGGTTGCGAGCGGCACGGTGATCGTGCTCGCCGCGCTCGGCGTCGCCGTCAACGGCTTCTCCGCCTGGCTGCTCAGCCGCGGCAGCCGCTCCGATCTCAATGTCCACGGCGCCTTTCTGCACATGGTGGCTGATGCCGGCGTATCGGTCGCGGTTATCGTTGCCGCGGTCGGCATCCATTTTACCGGCTGGCAATGGCTCGACCCGGCGACCAGCCTTCTCATTTCGGTGGTGATCCTGGTCGGCACCTGGAATTTGTTGCGCGAGTCCCTGAAGCTGTCGCTCAACGCCGCGCCCGTCGGCACCGACCTTGCCGCGGTAGAGCGGTATTTGAATGAGCAACCGGAAGTCGCCAGCCTGCACGATCTGCATGTGTGGGCGCTCAGCACGACCGAGACCGCGCTGACGTGTCATATCGTGACACCGGCAGGGCATCCTGGTGATGCCTTTCTGCAGCGCGTTGCCGATGAATTGCATCACCGGTTCGACATCGGCCACTGCACCCTGCAGATCGAGCTGGGCGATGCCGGCCGTTGCGGCCTGGCACCGGACAACGTCTTCTGA
- a CDS encoding gamma-glutamyltransferase family protein → MNRYTSGHKRGVVAAPHAAAVADGRAILSEGGNAIEAMIAMAASIAAVYPHMNHIGGDGFWLIREPSGRVRALMGAGRAGAKATARFYRDAGHDEIPARGPHAALTVPGAIAGWSLAQEAAEALGGKMPLDLLLAPAIKHAREGYTVTRSQAALTQDKLAELKDVPGFAKVFLADGKVPEQGAKLTQAAFAATLEHLAHAGLDDFYRGDVGREIAADLERIGSPVTRADLEAYRGWVAAPLSVQAGGHTLYNAPPPTQGLASLIILALFSRLRVEKAETFEHIHGLVEATKRAFRVRDRVITDPDRISVDLDRLLSPAFLDEQAAKIDPRKAAQWPAPYGEGDTIWMGAADASGLVVSYIQSIYWEFGSGCVLPATGVLMQNRGASFSLESGAVNALAPGRRPFHTLNPALAALKDGRVMAYGTMGGDGQPQTQAAVFTRHVLFGQPLEETLDAPRWLLGRTWGSTHTNLRLESRFDGNLIDRMMSAGHDVAVLDDGYSDTMGHAGAVILHPNGTIEGGHDPRADGGAAGV, encoded by the coding sequence ATGAACCGTTACACCTCTGGTCATAAACGCGGCGTGGTTGCCGCGCCGCATGCCGCCGCGGTCGCCGATGGCCGCGCCATCCTCTCGGAAGGCGGCAATGCCATCGAGGCGATGATCGCCATGGCGGCGTCCATCGCCGCCGTCTATCCGCACATGAACCATATCGGCGGCGATGGCTTCTGGCTGATCCGCGAGCCGTCCGGCCGCGTGCGCGCGCTGATGGGCGCGGGCCGCGCCGGCGCCAAGGCGACGGCGCGCTTCTATCGCGACGCTGGTCACGATGAGATTCCAGCCCGCGGGCCGCATGCGGCGCTCACCGTGCCGGGTGCCATCGCCGGCTGGTCATTGGCGCAGGAGGCGGCCGAAGCCCTCGGCGGCAAGATGCCGCTCGACCTGTTGCTGGCGCCGGCGATCAAGCATGCGCGTGAGGGCTACACGGTCACGCGCAGCCAGGCCGCGCTGACACAGGACAAGCTTGCCGAACTGAAAGACGTGCCCGGTTTCGCCAAGGTCTTCCTTGCTGACGGCAAGGTGCCGGAGCAGGGCGCGAAGCTGACGCAGGCGGCCTTTGCCGCGACGCTCGAACACCTCGCCCATGCCGGCCTCGACGACTTCTATCGCGGCGACGTCGGCCGCGAGATTGCCGCCGACCTGGAGCGCATAGGCTCGCCGGTGACGCGCGCCGATCTCGAAGCCTATCGCGGCTGGGTCGCCGCGCCGCTCAGCGTCCAGGCCGGCGGCCATACGCTCTATAATGCGCCGCCGCCGACGCAAGGTTTGGCATCCCTCATTATACTCGCGCTGTTCTCGCGCCTGCGGGTGGAGAAGGCGGAAACCTTCGAGCACATCCACGGCCTGGTCGAGGCGACCAAGCGCGCCTTCCGCGTGCGCGACCGGGTCATCACCGATCCGGATCGAATCAGCGTCGATCTCGATCGCTTGTTGTCGCCCGCTTTCCTCGACGAGCAGGCTGCCAAGATCGATCCGCGCAAGGCGGCGCAGTGGCCGGCGCCTTACGGCGAGGGCGATACGATCTGGATGGGCGCGGCCGACGCGTCCGGCCTCGTCGTGTCTTATATCCAGTCGATCTACTGGGAGTTCGGCTCCGGCTGCGTGCTGCCGGCGACCGGCGTGCTGATGCAAAATCGTGGCGCCAGCTTCTCGCTTGAATCGGGCGCGGTGAACGCGCTGGCGCCTGGGCGACGGCCCTTCCACACGCTCAACCCGGCGCTCGCCGCGCTCAAGGACGGCCGCGTGATGGCCTATGGCACGATGGGCGGCGACGGCCAGCCGCAGACACAGGCCGCGGTGTTCACGCGCCACGTATTGTTTGGTCAGCCGCTCGAAGAGACGCTGGATGCGCCGCGCTGGCTGCTCGGGCGCACCTGGGGTTCGACGCATACCAACCTGCGCCTCGAGTCGCGGTTCGACGGCAACCTGATCGACCGCATGATGTCGGCGGGGCATGATGTTGCGGTGCTGGACGACGGCTATTCGGACACGATGGGCCACGCGGGAGCCGTCATTCTGCATCCCAACGGCACGATCGAAGGCGGCCACGACCCGCGCGCCGACGGCGGCGCGGCGGGCGTGTAA
- a CDS encoding nitrile hydratase accessory protein, translated as MTAIDQAAARRATDQVPSIPRDQDGPVFREPWEAQAFAMALALHERGVFTWPEWAATLGDEIKRAQAAGDPDTGETYYLHWLAALERLVAEKGVTSRETLHRTKHAWEHACDRTPHGKPIELRDEDFH; from the coding sequence ATGACAGCGATCGACCAAGCCGCGGCCCGCCGCGCGACCGACCAAGTGCCGAGCATCCCCCGCGACCAGGATGGCCCGGTGTTTCGCGAGCCTTGGGAAGCACAGGCTTTCGCCATGGCCCTCGCGCTGCACGAGCGGGGCGTCTTCACTTGGCCGGAATGGGCGGCGACGCTCGGCGACGAGATCAAGCGCGCGCAGGCCGCCGGCGATCCGGACACCGGCGAGACATATTACCTGCATTGGCTCGCCGCGCTGGAGCGGCTGGTGGCGGAGAAAGGCGTGACCTCACGCGAGACCCTTCACCGCACCAAGCATGCCTGGGAGCACGCTTGCGATCGCACACCGCACGGCAAGCCGATCGAGTTGCGCGACGAGGATTTTCATTAG
- a CDS encoding DUF1007 family protein encodes MLKRLVLLAAMLAAASAAQAHPHVWVTMRTALVYDEAGNITGVRHAWAFDDMFSAFATQGLESKEKGKFTREELAPLAKVNVESLKEYEYFTYVTADGQKVALNDPAPGYWLDFKDSVLTLNFTLPLKTPLKAKELKVEVYDPSIFVDFEWAKKDPVSMVGGKGCKADVMVPREMTAQEARKLAEIPADAPNVDMAWGAMFANKILVHCP; translated from the coding sequence ATGTTGAAACGCCTGGTTCTACTCGCCGCCATGCTGGCTGCCGCCTCGGCGGCGCAGGCGCATCCGCATGTTTGGGTGACGATGCGTACCGCGCTCGTCTACGACGAGGCGGGCAATATCACGGGTGTACGCCATGCCTGGGCGTTCGACGATATGTTCTCGGCCTTCGCCACCCAGGGCCTGGAGAGCAAAGAGAAGGGCAAGTTCACGCGCGAGGAGCTGGCGCCGCTCGCCAAAGTGAATGTCGAGTCGCTGAAGGAATACGAGTACTTCACCTATGTCACCGCCGATGGTCAGAAGGTCGCGCTGAATGATCCGGCGCCCGGCTACTGGCTCGACTTCAAGGATTCGGTCCTGACGCTCAATTTCACGCTGCCACTTAAGACACCGCTGAAGGCCAAGGAATTGAAGGTCGAGGTCTACGATCCGTCGATCTTCGTCGACTTCGAGTGGGCCAAGAAGGATCCGGTGTCCATGGTCGGGGGCAAGGGATGCAAGGCCGACGTGATGGTCCCGCGCGAGATGACGGCGCAGGAAGCTCGAAAGCTCGCTGAAATTCCGGCCGATGCGCCCAATGTCGACATGGCCTGGGGCGCGATGTTCGCAAACAAGATTCTGGTGCACTGCCCTTGA
- a CDS encoding nickel/cobalt transporter, whose protein sequence is MSRSTAPPEIGGFTGWILAKQAEFYRQFSGLIRAAKTDGSAAYTLMGLSFLYGIFHAAGPGHGKAVISSYLVANNETWRRGVVLSFASAVLQAITAIVIVGIAAVLLGATAKMMGNTVRIIETVSYALIILIGLRLLWVKGRAFLRLWRGEKATAAAHDHAHDHGHHHDHAHAHGHAHAEVHGHEHDHSHSHAHHGQTCSHGHHHHDHDHDHEASAWGHAHAPEPQELAGKHWLRRGLAAIVAVGLRPCSGAIIVMVFALAQGIFWIGVASTFVMGIGTAITVTGIATIAVAARHFAGRIAKSKAGTGMLLIRGLETAAALAIVFFGVALLTGYMISERMVGV, encoded by the coding sequence ATGTCGCGAAGCACCGCGCCGCCGGAGATTGGCGGATTCACTGGCTGGATCCTCGCCAAGCAGGCTGAATTCTACCGGCAGTTCTCGGGTCTCATCCGCGCCGCCAAAACCGATGGCAGCGCCGCCTACACTTTGATGGGGCTGTCGTTCCTTTACGGCATCTTCCACGCCGCGGGCCCTGGCCACGGCAAGGCGGTGATCTCGTCTTACCTCGTCGCCAATAACGAGACGTGGCGGCGCGGCGTGGTGCTGTCCTTCGCATCGGCCGTGCTGCAGGCGATCACCGCCATCGTCATCGTCGGCATCGCCGCGGTGCTGCTCGGCGCCACGGCCAAGATGATGGGCAACACCGTCCGCATCATCGAGACGGTGAGCTACGCGCTGATTATCTTGATCGGGCTACGGCTGTTGTGGGTGAAAGGCCGCGCGTTCCTGCGTCTGTGGCGCGGCGAAAAGGCGACCGCAGCCGCACACGACCATGCCCACGATCACGGCCATCACCACGATCACGCCCATGCCCATGGCCACGCACATGCCGAGGTCCATGGCCATGAGCACGATCATAGTCACAGCCACGCGCACCATGGCCAGACCTGCAGCCACGGCCATCATCATCACGATCATGACCACGACCACGAAGCGTCGGCCTGGGGCCACGCGCATGCGCCCGAGCCGCAGGAGCTTGCCGGCAAGCATTGGCTGCGACGCGGCCTCGCCGCCATTGTCGCGGTGGGTCTGCGGCCCTGTTCGGGCGCCATCATCGTCATGGTGTTTGCCCTGGCGCAAGGCATCTTCTGGATCGGCGTCGCCTCGACCTTCGTCATGGGCATCGGCACGGCGATTACCGTCACCGGCATCGCGACCATCGCCGTCGCCGCGCGCCACTTCGCCGGCCGTATCGCCAAGAGCAAAGCCGGCACCGGCATGCTGCTGATCCGCGGGCTGGAGACCGCCGCAGCGCTCGCCATCGTCTTCTTCGGCGTCGCACTGCTGACGGGCTACATGATCAGCGAGCGCATGGTGGGGGTGTGA
- the nthB gene encoding nitrile hydratase subunit beta, whose product MDGIHDMGGMDGFGKVEVEQNEPPFHEKWEGRVMAMQRAMGFAGAWHIDHARYAQERLPPHIYLEASYYQKWALAMEANVLERGFAGKDELDAGHALRPGKTLPRKFTPDLVPDKLTRGSFFRPPQAEARFKPGDRVRTKNIHPATHTRLPRYARDKIGIVERCQGCHLYPDSVASNRGDDPQWLYTVVFDGPALWGPDSDPTLKVSIEAFEPYLDPA is encoded by the coding sequence ATGGACGGCATTCACGACATGGGCGGCATGGACGGCTTCGGCAAAGTCGAGGTCGAGCAAAACGAGCCGCCGTTCCACGAGAAATGGGAAGGCCGCGTGATGGCGATGCAGCGCGCCATGGGCTTTGCCGGCGCCTGGCACATCGACCATGCGCGCTATGCGCAGGAGCGCCTCCCCCCGCACATCTATCTCGAGGCGTCCTATTATCAGAAGTGGGCACTCGCAATGGAAGCGAACGTGCTCGAGCGCGGGTTTGCCGGCAAGGACGAGCTCGATGCCGGTCACGCGTTGCGGCCGGGGAAGACCCTGCCGCGCAAGTTCACGCCCGACCTCGTGCCGGACAAGCTCACGCGCGGCTCGTTTTTCCGGCCGCCGCAGGCGGAGGCGCGGTTCAAGCCGGGCGACCGCGTGCGCACCAAGAACATCCATCCGGCAACGCATACGCGGCTGCCGCGCTATGCGCGCGACAAGATCGGGATCGTCGAGCGCTGCCAGGGCTGCCATCTTTATCCCGACTCGGTGGCGTCCAACCGCGGCGACGATCCGCAGTGGCTCTACACGGTCGTGTTCGACGGGCCGGCCTTGTGGGGGCCTGATTCCGATCCGACGCTGAAGGTGTCGATCGAAGCCTTCGAGCCTTATCTCGACCCGGCCTGA